In Acidobacteriota bacterium, the following are encoded in one genomic region:
- a CDS encoding GH32 C-terminal domain-containing protein: protein MNPDVHRHAYRAQPTPMVHSGPLEFERGELIRLHVFIERSILEVLANGRLCMTSRICPTRPDSTGIGLFAAGGPAALRSMEVWSVQPIRPTPRPDRARQGTGAEPATLDTSIPGG from the coding sequence TTGAATCCCGATGTTCACCGGCACGCCTACCGTGCGCAGCCGACTCCCATGGTACACTCGGGACCCTTGGAGTTCGAGCGGGGCGAGCTCATTCGCCTGCATGTATTTATCGAGCGCTCCATTCTGGAAGTGCTTGCCAACGGCCGGCTGTGCATGACCTCCAGGATCTGTCCGACGCGCCCCGACAGCACCGGAATCGGACTCTTCGCTGCCGGAGGGCCTGCGGCGCTGCGCTCCATGGAGGTCTGGTCCGTGCAGCCCATCCGGCCCACGCCAAGGCCGGACCGGGCAAGGCAGGGAACGGGAGCGGAGCCGGCCACCCTGGACACGTCAATCCCCGGAGGCTGA